Proteins encoded in a region of the Patescibacteria group bacterium genome:
- a CDS encoding phosphoglycerate kinase encodes MKLRTLKALKNLKGKTVLVRVDYDVEIKNGKVIEPERIERSFPTINFLLKNKAKVVLMAHLDRPGGKIIKKLSLKPVAVYLDSIAKKPVQFIDDCIGERVKQKVAKMKAGQILLLENLRFYPGEEKNDAKFAQELASLADIYVNDAFANSHRTHASIVAITKFLPAYAGFNLLKEVINLSKLLKGFKKPATAIIGGVKIETKIKVIENFLKKYNYVLIGGALANNFLKAQKINIGKSVYQKEFVGLAKKLMLKAKGKLILPLDVRICNSLNGHGKILIKKISELNKIKSKNFYIVDIGLRTELNFARHFNQAKTLVWNGPMGMFEIPEFSHGSDFIAQQFAIISKGPSFGVAGGGETIALLDKLKLKTWPDFVSTAGGAMLEFLEGKVLPGIRPLLKKS; translated from the coding sequence ATGAAATTAAGAACTCTTAAAGCTCTCAAAAATTTAAAAGGCAAGACTGTTTTGGTTCGCGTTGATTATGATGTTGAAATTAAAAATGGAAAAGTTATAGAGCCAGAAAGAATTGAACGCAGTTTTCCAACCATCAACTTTTTATTGAAAAATAAAGCAAAAGTTGTTTTAATGGCTCATCTGGATAGGCCGGGAGGAAAAATAATTAAAAAGCTAAGCTTAAAGCCAGTAGCAGTTTATCTGGATAGTATTGCCAAAAAACCGGTTCAGTTTATTGACGATTGTATTGGCGAAAGGGTAAAGCAAAAAGTCGCCAAAATGAAAGCCGGGCAAATTTTGCTTTTAGAAAATTTAAGATTTTATCCGGGCGAAGAAAAAAATGACGCAAAATTTGCCCAAGAATTAGCTTCATTGGCTGATATTTATGTTAATGACGCCTTTGCCAATTCTCATCGTACTCACGCTTCAATTGTTGCGATAACTAAATTTTTGCCTGCTTACGCCGGTTTTAATTTATTAAAGGAAGTGATAAATTTGAGCAAATTGCTCAAGGGGTTTAAAAAGCCAGCCACAGCGATAATAGGCGGAGTAAAGATTGAGACAAAGATTAAGGTGATTGAAAATTTTTTAAAAAAATACAATTATGTTTTAATTGGCGGGGCATTGGCCAATAATTTTTTGAAAGCCCAGAAAATTAATATCGGCAAGTCAGTTTATCAAAAAGAATTTGTTGGTTTGGCTAAAAAGTTAATGCTAAAAGCCAAAGGCAAATTGATTCTGCCGCTTGATGTGAGGATTTGTAATAGCTTAAATGGCCATGGCAAGATTTTAATCAAAAAAATTTCAGAACTAAATAAAATTAAGTCCAAGAATTTTTATATAGTGGATATCGGTTTACGCACAGAATTAAACTTTGCGCGCCATTTTAATCAGGCAAAAACTTTAGTTTGGAATGGGCCGATGGGCATGTTTGAAATTCCAGAATTTAGCCATGGCAGTGATTTTATCGCTCAGCAATTTGCCATAATCTCCAAAGGACCGTCTTTTGGAGTTGCTGGCGGAGGAGAGACGATTGCCTTGCTAGATAAATTAAAATTAAAAACCTGGCCTGATTTTGTGTCTACTGCTGGTGGAGCCATGCTGGAATTTTTGGAAGGCAAAGTTTTGCCAGGGATTAGACCGCTTTTAAAAAAATCTTAA
- a CDS encoding SIMPL domain-containing protein encodes MLPNFKENPLLSVLLSLFIVVLGIAIGLWAWNMSKQHYYIGKNPDIQRTISIMGEGKVTAIPDIALVSLGLSTQKAKVADAQTENSRTINSLIDKLKALGIANEDIQTTDYSIYPNYDYSNGKQTLTGYTVSQNVQVKIRQTDKVDDVLKTAGDLNLNQIGGLTFTIDNPEKYRQDARILALENAKLKADALAQVMGVKLGKVISFSESGSGVPTPYPIYAKSDSVGIGGGAAAPTVSAGSQDIIIDATISYELD; translated from the coding sequence ATGCTTCCAAATTTCAAAGAAAATCCATTATTGTCTGTTCTTTTGTCATTGTTTATTGTAGTTTTGGGCATTGCCATTGGCTTATGGGCCTGGAACATGTCCAAGCAGCATTATTACATTGGTAAAAATCCAGACATTCAGAGAACCATTAGTATTATGGGTGAAGGCAAAGTAACTGCTATTCCTGATATTGCTTTAGTTTCACTTGGCTTATCTACCCAAAAAGCCAAAGTTGCTGATGCGCAAACAGAGAATTCAAGGACAATTAACTCCTTAATAGATAAATTAAAAGCTTTGGGCATTGCCAATGAAGACATTCAAACTACTGATTATTCTATTTATCCAAACTATGACTATAGCAATGGCAAGCAGACTTTAACCGGCTATACTGTTTCTCAGAATGTGCAGGTTAAAATAAGACAAACTGACAAGGTTGATGATGTTTTAAAAACTGCCGGTGATTTGAATTTAAACCAGATTGGAGGTTTGACTTTCACTATTGATAATCCTGAAAAATATAGACAGGATGCAAGAATTTTAGCCTTAGAAAATGCTAAACTAAAAGCCGACGCCTTAGCCCAGGTTATGGGTGTTAAATTAGGCAAAGTTATTTCTTTTAGCGAAAGCGGTTCTGGCGTGCCCACACCTTATCCAATTTATGCAAAATCAGACTCGGTAGGTATAGGCGGGGGAGCGGCAGCACCTACAGTTTCAGCTGGCAGCCAGGATATCATAATTGATGCCACGATTAGCTACGAACTTGATTAG
- a CDS encoding PQQ-dependent sugar dehydrogenase, translating to MNKWLKILVIVFVILAIGLAGIVIYFYPQIGPAFGQPVADVSKLLNANNNTNVNNNANIANDANVANVVPEVITPTVQGPFTILGNFKIDVFAKDLNTPRVLLFDDQGSLLVSAMGEGKVYAIKSDGSKVVIASGLNNPHGLAIDNGYLYIAETNKVSRYTYDSANLKLGNKEFLFNLPSGSGHFTRTLQFGPNGFLYVSVGSSCNVCHETDERRATILKYDPSNWSYEIFAKGLRNTVFFILNPRTKQFWGNDMGRDNLGDNLPPDEFNILSAGKNYGWPICYGQKINDRNFDKNVYIRDPCADSVAPIYEYGAHNAPLGLTFIDSKKFPASWQGDLLVALHGSWNSSVPVGYKVVHLKIDGNKVVSSEDFITGFLTSAGVIGRPVDLVFGKDGALYLSDDKAGVIYRIYR from the coding sequence ATGAACAAGTGGTTAAAAATTTTAGTTATTGTTTTTGTCATTCTTGCCATCGGGCTAGCTGGTATTGTTATTTATTTTTATCCGCAGATTGGGCCGGCTTTTGGTCAGCCAGTGGCAGATGTGAGTAAATTATTAAATGCGAATAATAATACGAATGTAAATAATAATGCGAATATTGCGAATGATGCGAATGTCGCGAATGTGGTTCCGGAAGTTATAACGCCAACTGTTCAGGGTCCATTTACGATTTTGGGTAATTTTAAAATTGATGTATTTGCCAAGGATTTGAATACGCCAAGAGTATTGCTTTTTGATGATCAAGGTAGTTTGCTGGTTTCAGCCATGGGCGAGGGCAAGGTTTATGCAATTAAATCCGATGGCTCAAAAGTTGTCATAGCTTCAGGTTTGAATAATCCGCATGGTCTGGCCATTGATAACGGTTATTTATATATTGCTGAAACAAACAAAGTCAGCCGTTATACTTATGATTCAGCCAACTTAAAATTAGGCAATAAAGAATTTTTGTTTAATTTGCCAAGCGGAAGCGGACATTTTACCAGAACATTGCAATTTGGCCCCAATGGATTTTTATATGTGTCAGTTGGCTCATCCTGCAATGTTTGCCATGAAACTGATGAGCGCAGAGCTACGATTTTAAAATATGACCCGTCCAATTGGTCTTATGAAATTTTTGCTAAAGGCTTGAGAAATACTGTTTTCTTTATTTTAAATCCCAGGACCAAGCAGTTTTGGGGCAATGATATGGGGCGTGACAATTTGGGCGATAATTTGCCGCCAGATGAATTTAATATTTTAAGTGCTGGCAAAAATTATGGCTGGCCAATTTGTTATGGCCAGAAAATTAATGATCGCAATTTTGATAAAAATGTTTATATCCGTGATCCTTGCGCTGATTCAGTGGCACCGATTTATGAATATGGCGCGCATAATGCGCCGCTTGGCCTAACTTTCATTGATTCAAAAAAGTTCCCAGCAAGTTGGCAAGGAGATTTACTTGTAGCATTACATGGTTCCTGGAATAGTTCAGTACCAGTTGGTTATAAAGTTGTGCATTTGAAAATTGATGGCAATAAAGTTGTCAGCTCTGAAGATTTTATAACTGGATTTTTAACTTCAGCTGGAGTAATTGGCAGGCCTGTTGATTTGGTGTTTGGGAAAGATGGTGCGCTTTACCTCTCTGATGACAAAGCAGGGGTAATTTATCGGATTTATCGGTAA
- a CDS encoding hydrogenase/urease maturation nickel metallochaperone HypA, which translates to MHDLHLANQIMKLILEYAQKNKLKKVTGAVIGLGQITEHGSEIAPENLEFNLKMLAQNTLAEDLNVEIKIIKGDSWVLNEIIGE; encoded by the coding sequence ATGCATGATTTACATCTTGCCAACCAAATAATGAAACTCATTTTAGAATACGCCCAGAAGAATAAACTCAAAAAAGTTACTGGCGCGGTTATTGGATTAGGACAAATTACTGAACATGGTTCAGAAATCGCGCCAGAGAATTTGGAATTTAATCTTAAAATGCTGGCCCAAAATACTTTGGCAGAAGATTTAAATGTTGAGATTAAAATAATTAAAGGGGATAGTTGGGTTTTGAATGAAATAATTGGTGAATAG
- a CDS encoding RsmE family RNA methyltransferase codes for MFRFFLPTTIEDPQNIVISDKDIIKKITKVLRLKIGDSLFLFDNTGEEYEVIFSELKDKKIFCRLIRRIEIDRELPIEIVLYQALLKKDKFEWVCQKATEIGVKKIVPVVTEFCVVNELNQNKISRYKKIIEEATMQSGGKIPPVFEPVIKFADAVKNLNPRDLNLICYEQEKSNNLLDILRTHGNKTINIFIGSEGGFSQFEIDLARQNSLIPVSLGKRILRAETAGIVACGIISQLFVD; via the coding sequence ATGTTTAGATTCTTTCTTCCCACCACAATTGAAGACCCACAGAACATAGTCATTTCTGATAAAGATATTATCAAGAAAATCACCAAAGTTTTGCGTCTAAAAATTGGTGATTCTTTGTTTTTGTTTGATAACACTGGTGAGGAATACGAAGTGATATTTAGTGAGCTAAAAGATAAAAAAATTTTTTGCCGTTTAATTAGGAGGATTGAAATTGACAGGGAACTGCCAATTGAAATAGTTTTATATCAAGCACTCTTAAAAAAAGACAAATTTGAATGGGTTTGTCAGAAAGCAACTGAAATTGGAGTTAAGAAAATTGTGCCTGTAGTAACGGAATTTTGTGTGGTCAATGAATTGAACCAGAATAAAATTAGTCGTTATAAAAAAATAATTGAAGAAGCCACAATGCAAAGCGGAGGGAAAATTCCGCCAGTTTTTGAGCCAGTAATTAAATTCGCAGATGCTGTAAAGAATTTAAATCCCCGAGATTTGAATTTAATTTGTTATGAACAGGAAAAATCCAATAATTTATTAGATATTTTAAGAACTCATGGCAATAAGACAATAAACATATTTATCGGATCTGAAGGCGGCTTTTCGCAGTTTGAAATTGATCTAGCGCGGCAGAATTCTTTAATTCCGGTTAGTTTAGGAAAAAGAATTTTACGCGCAGAAACTGCGGGAATTGTGGCGTGTGGGATAATATCTCAACTATTCGTAGATTAG
- a CDS encoding Ni/Fe hydrogenase subunit alpha has translation MSKTKTIKINHIAKMEGHTGFVASILEGDVIKAKLETLEGARLIEGILLGRDYFEVPMITARICGICPIVHFLSATHAIEHAFGIKVSSQTIALRKVMELLQIIHSHSLHMFFLSLPDFFGIENDLNFIKKYPKETQATLRVRQFAISMVELIGGRIVHPLTIEVGGFKKLPSIQEVNKLLKNYNSLLADAIFIAEFARKIKYPKFSRETEFIALDNKKEYEILWGDIITSKGKKYTVKEFQHKIKEFHQPFENVKRVSLDKEPYFTGALARINLNHDKLNPQAKKLWLEAKQKMPCYNTFYNVYAQAVEIVHCLEEINKIFKQLGKIDQKNIKVKVKPKAGVGYGAVEAPRGILLDYYKFDKNGKVLEANVITPTAQFLANLEADLKAYLPNVYKLPVHERRIKIRALIRAYDPCISCATH, from the coding sequence ATGTCAAAAACAAAAACAATTAAAATCAACCACATTGCCAAAATGGAAGGGCATACTGGATTTGTGGCTTCAATTTTGGAAGGAGATGTGATAAAGGCGAAATTGGAAACATTAGAAGGCGCGCGTTTGATTGAGGGCATACTTTTGGGTCGGGATTATTTTGAAGTGCCCATGATTACTGCCAGAATCTGCGGCATTTGTCCGATTGTGCATTTTCTTTCAGCCACGCATGCGATTGAACATGCTTTTGGCATTAAAGTTTCCAGCCAGACCATTGCTTTGCGCAAAGTCATGGAACTTTTGCAGATAATCCATTCCCATTCTTTGCACATGTTTTTTCTGTCTTTGCCTGATTTTTTTGGCATTGAAAATGATTTGAATTTTATAAAAAAATATCCCAAAGAAACCCAGGCGACTTTGCGAGTGCGCCAATTTGCTATAAGTATGGTTGAATTAATTGGTGGACGTATTGTTCATCCTTTAACCATTGAAGTCGGCGGGTTTAAAAAATTGCCATCTATTCAGGAAGTAAATAAATTATTGAAAAATTACAATTCTCTTTTGGCTGATGCGATTTTTATTGCTGAATTTGCGCGCAAAATAAAATATCCAAAATTTAGCCGGGAAACAGAATTTATTGCCCTGGATAATAAAAAAGAATATGAAATTTTATGGGGTGACATTATAACCAGTAAGGGGAAAAAATATACTGTTAAAGAATTTCAGCATAAGATCAAGGAATTTCACCAGCCGTTTGAAAATGTTAAAAGAGTAAGTTTGGATAAAGAGCCTTATTTTACCGGTGCTTTGGCGCGTATAAATTTGAATCATGATAAATTAAATCCCCAGGCTAAAAAACTCTGGCTGGAGGCAAAACAAAAAATGCCTTGTTATAATACTTTTTATAATGTCTATGCCCAAGCAGTGGAAATCGTCCATTGTCTGGAAGAAATTAATAAAATTTTTAAACAACTGGGTAAAATTGACCAGAAAAATATTAAAGTTAAGGTTAAGCCCAAAGCAGGCGTGGGTTATGGCGCGGTTGAAGCGCCGCGGGGAATTTTACTGGATTATTATAAATTTGATAAAAATGGCAAAGTTCTTGAGGCCAATGTGATTACGCCCACGGCGCAATTTTTGGCCAATTTAGAAGCTGACTTAAAAGCATATTTGCCCAATGTTTATAAATTGCCGGTTCATGAGCGCAGGATAAAAATTAGGGCTTTGATTCGGGCGTATGATCCGTGCATCTCTTGTGCGACACACTAA
- the eno gene encoding phosphopyruvate hydratase: MLNSRKIKKIHALEILDSRGNPTLSIKVELSNGIVGKASVPSGASTGSHEAWELRDNNKKRYQGKGVLRAVKNVNEAIDYLLRGIEITKQQDIDKLMIKLDDSKNKKDLGANAILGVSLACARAGALSSGQPLYAYLRDIYNVHYKNYLLPIPMMNVLNGGAHADWALDLQEIMIVPKFKTMAKRVQAGSEIFQALGGILKQNGFKTMVGDEGGYAVNLPKNEKAFDFLLAAIKKAKYRAHKDIGLAIDAAATGFYLPQKKVYKINGRKLMARKLISLYEKWKKKYKLISIEDGLAEDDWQNWKILTKKLGEKCMLVGDDLFVTNTDRLRKGIEQKVANAILIKPNQIGTLTETVAAIYLAKMNNYKVIISNRSGETCDSFIADLAVAVNAEYIKAGSLSRSERLAKYNRLMEIEEELGK; the protein is encoded by the coding sequence ATGTTAAATTCCAGAAAAATAAAAAAAATTCACGCCTTGGAAATTTTGGATTCACGCGGGAACCCCACTCTTAGTATTAAAGTTGAATTGTCTAATGGTATTGTGGGCAAGGCCAGTGTGCCATCCGGGGCATCAACAGGCAGTCACGAAGCCTGGGAATTACGTGATAATAATAAAAAGCGCTATCAAGGAAAGGGAGTATTAAGAGCTGTAAAAAACGTAAATGAGGCTATTGATTATTTATTGAGAGGCATTGAAATTACTAAGCAACAAGATATTGATAAATTAATGATCAAGCTGGATGATTCAAAAAATAAAAAAGATTTGGGTGCCAATGCGATCTTAGGAGTTTCTTTAGCCTGCGCCAGAGCCGGTGCCTTGTCATCGGGTCAGCCATTGTATGCTTATCTTCGTGATATTTATAATGTGCATTATAAGAATTATTTACTGCCTATTCCAATGATGAATGTCTTAAATGGCGGCGCGCATGCAGACTGGGCTTTGGATTTGCAGGAAATCATGATTGTGCCTAAATTTAAAACAATGGCAAAACGCGTCCAAGCTGGCAGTGAAATTTTTCAGGCCTTAGGAGGCATCTTAAAACAAAATGGTTTTAAAACAATGGTTGGAGATGAAGGCGGTTATGCTGTAAATTTGCCAAAAAATGAAAAAGCCTTTGATTTTCTTTTGGCTGCAATTAAAAAAGCAAAATATAGAGCTCACAAAGATATTGGTTTGGCAATTGACGCAGCTGCTACCGGATTCTATTTACCGCAAAAAAAAGTTTATAAGATTAATGGTAGAAAATTAATGGCCAGAAAATTAATTTCGTTATATGAGAAGTGGAAGAAAAAATACAAATTGATTTCTATTGAAGACGGTTTAGCTGAAGATGATTGGCAAAATTGGAAAATTTTAACTAAAAAATTAGGGGAAAAATGCATGTTGGTTGGCGATGATTTATTTGTGACAAATACTGATAGATTAAGAAAAGGGATTGAACAAAAAGTTGCCAATGCCATTTTAATTAAACCAAATCAAATCGGTACTCTAACTGAAACTGTGGCTGCTATTTATTTGGCAAAGATGAATAATTATAAAGTAATTATTTCCAATCGCAGCGGTGAGACTTGCGACTCATTTATTGCTGATTTAGCCGTGGCAGTCAATGCTGAATATATCAAAGCAGGCTCATTGTCACGCAGTGAAAGATTGGCAAAATATAACCGCTTAATGGAAATTGAAGAAGAATTGGGGAAATGA
- a CDS encoding four helix bundle protein: MELNNLEIYKLAVEIAEECWPIYSEFDWQTKKLMGDQWMRAVDSMGANISEANGRYHFLDRNRFYYVARGSLKESVHWTNTLYKREKLTEMRYNSIFGKLKNLDVKLNNAITSTYKTKQDEGQRNRL, encoded by the coding sequence ATGGAATTAAATAATTTGGAAATCTATAAATTGGCTGTGGAAATTGCCGAAGAATGCTGGCCAATATATTCAGAATTTGATTGGCAAACCAAGAAGTTGATGGGCGATCAATGGATGCGGGCGGTTGATTCTATGGGAGCTAATATTTCTGAAGCAAATGGCCGTTATCATTTTTTGGACAGAAATAGATTTTATTACGTCGCTCGCGGTTCTTTAAAGGAGTCTGTCCATTGGACTAATACTTTATATAAACGTGAAAAACTTACTGAAATGCGATATAACTCAATATTTGGGAAGCTTAAGAATTTGGATGTAAAATTAAATAATGCGATAACTTCTACCTATAAGACGAAACAAGACGAAGGGCAACGGAATCGTTTGTAA
- a CDS encoding DMT family transporter, with product MKKVNKGLYLVLGTALISGVSVFLNKFAVSTVSNSDIFTTSKNLIVGIILTALIVTPFLFNKLRKIAKDDWVKLGLIGIIGGSVPFLLFFKGLSMTSATSAAFIHKTLFVWVSLLAIWFLKEKIGKLQYLALALLFLGNLALLGFKFFNYGYGELLVLTATLMWTIEFVIAKKVLKNVASEIVAWARMFFGSMILLAYLSATGQIHTLVSLNLNQWIWVIISSVLLLGYVLTWYKALKYLPTVTVTSILVLASPITTSLEIISSHKFNIYQIGGSCLITLACILIIYSVRKIKDVQVNSPKFN from the coding sequence ATGAAAAAAGTAAATAAGGGCTTGTATCTGGTTTTGGGCACTGCATTAATTTCAGGCGTTTCGGTTTTTCTTAATAAATTTGCGGTATCAACAGTCAGTAATTCTGATATTTTTACCACTAGCAAAAATTTGATAGTTGGCATAATTTTAACTGCCTTGATTGTAACTCCTTTTTTGTTTAATAAGTTAAGAAAAATTGCTAAAGATGATTGGGTAAAATTAGGCCTAATAGGAATTATTGGCGGCAGCGTGCCCTTTCTTTTATTTTTTAAGGGTTTAAGCATGACCAGTGCTACTAGCGCTGCATTTATTCATAAAACATTATTTGTTTGGGTCAGTTTATTGGCCATCTGGTTTTTAAAAGAAAAAATAGGCAAATTGCAATATTTGGCTTTGGCTTTATTATTTTTAGGTAATTTAGCGCTGTTAGGCTTTAAATTTTTTAATTATGGCTATGGCGAACTTTTAGTTCTAACTGCGACTTTGATGTGGACAATTGAATTTGTGATAGCCAAAAAAGTTTTAAAAAATGTTGCCTCAGAGATCGTGGCTTGGGCCAGGATGTTTTTTGGTTCAATGATACTACTTGCTTATTTATCAGCTACAGGTCAGATTCATACTCTAGTCTCTTTAAATTTAAACCAATGGATTTGGGTGATAATCAGCTCAGTTTTATTGTTAGGTTATGTTTTAACGTGGTATAAGGCTTTGAAATATTTGCCAACGGTAACCGTGACATCAATTCTAGTATTAGCTTCGCCGATTACAACCAGTTTGGAAATTATATCTAGCCATAAGTTTAATATTTATCAAATTGGGGGATCTTGCTTGATTACTTTAGCTTGCATATTAATAATTTATTCTGTAAGGAAAATCAAAGATGTCCAAGTTAATTCCCCAAAATTCAATTGA
- a CDS encoding HypC/HybG/HupF family hydrogenase formation chaperone — protein MCLSIPYKIKKIIGQKAVVSTANKKSREVSLNLLNKVKVGDWILALNNFAIQKIAAKEANQIINLYNYEKSK, from the coding sequence ATGTGTTTAAGCATCCCATATAAAATAAAAAAAATTATCGGACAAAAAGCAGTCGTAAGTACTGCCAATAAAAAAAGCAGGGAAGTAAGTTTGAATTTATTAAATAAAGTTAAAGTCGGGGACTGGATTTTAGCTCTAAATAATTTTGCGATCCAAAAGATTGCAGCTAAAGAAGCAAATCAAATTATTAATTTATATAATTATGAAAAAAGTAAATAA
- a CDS encoding DUF6390 family protein has product MSKLIPQNSIEGVLRCARYAFMPNYFAYCGPDKNKALFEYCSQNYFEPTLQNILSEFEVMHPYLKLIARENRIKDEFDPEVVEAYWLGNNLIENVQIKKLYRHFTEDKNLKAKLPTSVAEKVLGLAPQMTKPHHNFHVMNIWLRAGKVNIMHTLKSIDECRISWGKIKKIKKSSILVDYKPLIIKDDKITLGDTLEREVLTQFADKGFVKDLKIGDIVTIHWGWVCEVINNSQLNNLQKYTQESLNIFNEQGKEFIWGG; this is encoded by the coding sequence ATGTCCAAGTTAATTCCCCAAAATTCAATTGAAGGTGTTTTGCGCTGCGCCAGATATGCATTTATGCCCAATTATTTCGCCTATTGCGGGCCTGATAAAAACAAGGCGCTCTTTGAGTATTGCAGCCAAAATTATTTTGAGCCGACTTTACAAAATATTTTGTCAGAATTTGAAGTAATGCACCCTTATTTAAAATTAATTGCCAGAGAAAATAGGATTAAAGATGAATTTGACCCAGAAGTTGTTGAGGCCTATTGGCTTGGCAATAATTTAATTGAGAATGTGCAAATTAAAAAGTTGTACAGGCATTTTACAGAGGATAAAAATCTAAAAGCAAAATTGCCAACTTCTGTGGCAGAAAAAGTTTTAGGTTTAGCGCCTCAAATGACAAAGCCGCATCATAATTTTCATGTCATGAATATCTGGTTGCGCGCCGGTAAGGTAAATATTATGCACACCTTGAAATCAATTGATGAATGCAGGATTTCCTGGGGTAAAATTAAAAAAATAAAAAAATCATCCATTTTGGTTGATTACAAGCCTTTAATTATAAAAGATGATAAAATAACTTTAGGCGATACATTAGAACGAGAAGTTTTAACCCAGTTTGCGGATAAAGGATTTGTTAAAGATTTAAAAATCGGGGATATTGTGACAATTCACTGGGGCTGGGTCTGTGAAGTAATTAATAATTCACAATTAAATAATTTGCAAAAATATACACAAGAAAGTTTGAATATTTTTAATGAGCAGGGGAAGGAATTTATATGGGGAGGGTGA